The genomic DNA AAGCATACTGCAATTGTTCCTTGCTTGTTCTTGGGCCTCATCCTCACTCTCGGAGCCTTTGCCCCGAGGGTCGAGGCAGCCCGAGCTTTCTTTGTGTTCGGGGACTCGCTGGTCGACAATGGCAACAACAACTACCTGGCCACCACCGCTCGTGCGGACGCACCCCCATACGGGATCGACTACCCGACTCACCTTCCCACGGGCCGGTTTTCGAATGGGCTGAACATCCCGGACCTTATAAGTACTATCCTCACCAAAATACTATGATGCTCATCGTTTCCCTTATAAGTGGTGACTTTTGGGTTTATTGGGATTTTCTTATTGAATTCCCAGGTGAGCAAATTGGGTCTGAGTCCACATTGCCGTACTTGAGCCCAGAACTCACTGGTGAGAGGCTACTCATCGGTGCAAACTTTGCCTCCGCCGGGATCGGGATTCTGAACGACACCGGAATTCAGTTCGTAAGTTCACATCTTCTCTCCTCCTTCTAGCAAAGTTTTACATTACCATGTACGACTGCTCTTGTTTGAGTACTTGAACATTGTTTCGAAATGTGAATCTAATCTCGTGAATGAATGACTTGCAGGTAAACATTATTAGAATCAGCAAGCAACTCGAGTACTTCCAGCAGTACCAGCAGAGGGTCAGCTCTCTCATTGGAGAAGACCAGATGCAGCGGCTCGTGAACCAGGCCTTGGTCCTCATCACGCTCGGTGGCAACGACTTCGTCAACAACTACTATCTGGTTCCCTTCTCCGCTCGGTCACGCCAGTTCGCCCTCCCCGACTATGTCGTCTACCTCATCTCCGAGTACCGCAAAATCCTAGCTGTAAGCTTCTTTTTCCTCTCGCGCCTATGCTTCATAACATCTCTTATACATTTCTAATAAATCTCTCGGTGATGATTCGACGAGATCGTTTGGTTAATCGATCCCACTTATGTTTGGTCAAGCTTAATGTGTAGGGACAAAACACTGTTTTCATGATGAGCATGTTTTTATGTCGCGAgctatttctttatttatttattcatgatttttttcttttagaatttCTTGATCTATATGAGACCGACAGGCGTTCAGCCGTCCTAAAACACGTGCGTTTTACGCCACATTACATAGGGCACATGTATATGTTGATCTTATAAAAGCTAGACTTGTTTAGTCAAAGAAATTGTAGTACACATTTTCTTCCTCcgtttattttgatatttgcTTCAAATAATTGTTTTTTAACAAGATCACGGAGTATACTCATCTTATTAACTAATACCAAACTTTGTTTGTTTCACACAAATGGTTTTTGGAAGAGCCCTCGTGGGCTAGATCTCTTACTTTTGAGAGATATTTATGCGTTCACCATGACTATCCTTTATATTAACTTAATCGTTTATTTTGTTTAATGCTATTGACCTTCGGCCCAAAATtaacccccaaaaaaaaatattttctgaaaaaaattatttatatgaaaaataatttttgagaaaatagtttattttccCATATTTGGGAGAATACTAAGGAAATCATCTTCATGTGTTTGGATAGATGTGTCAAGTGAACGCAggtaagagagaaaaagaCCAGTAAAACTAGGAAAATGCATTCCCAAAATTTTTACATGAATTCATTTTTTTGGCTTTTGCCTTTAGTTTGTCGGTTGACTGAAAATACTTTCTATTGACCAAAAGATTTTGTGTTAACAAACATAgggaaacaaaaaatatattttcttttaaatgtCTCCGAAACAAAACGGAATTGCATCGGTAATAACATTACTCGGCATTAATATTAGATAGGTTATTGCATTTAATTTCTTAGCTACCAGCAGGCTGGCTAgatattctttttatatttttgtttttatttttatacttttacGATTATTCTGTGTTAATTATTAATGATGCTATATGATAATCGCAGAGGCTATACGAATTGGGAGCCAGGAGGGTTCTTGTGACGGGCACTGGACCGCTGGGGTGCGTGCCGGCCGAGCTGGCTCAGAGGAGCCCGAACGGGGAGTGTGCCGTGGAGCTGCAGCGTGCAGCCGGCCTCTTCAACCCCCAGCTCGTTGATATGATCAACAGCCTCAACAGCGATCTTGGTGCCGATGTGTTTGTCGCTGCCAATGCAATGCAGATGAACTTGGACTTCGTCAACAACCCTCGAGCCTATGGTAATCtaatcactcgattaattCATCATCATCGATAGGACCATCGAGTAGTAAATGCTACATTTAAGAGATGTTGAGGGGTTTGATACTTCGGGTGCGATTGCAATTAAACGCAGTGGGGCcctattcattaatttttaaagttaaaagctaccaataattttgatttacccaaaaaaaaaagctaccaataatttttttgccCCGGTCAAAAGCtgccaataaattaattttcaatgcGATTGATCatggtatatatatttatatatgtatatattataggTGAAAGATCATGTTACATATATTTTAGTTTATATACAATATAGCcatacatatgtgtgtgtatatatatgtatgtgtgtgtatttaTAACATATGGTCCTGGAATATCACTTATCTTCTGTAGATCTATCTCTGTGCAGTCCATTCATAATAAAATCCCATGTCCCTGCTGTGACAGAAAACTATGGACAAATTTTAATGGCCTTTAAAAAACTGCAACTGAACCGACCATCGCCGTATCGACAAGGGCCAGACTTCACTTAGCTCTATCCTTATAGTAGCTAAGTTCAACATGCAATGAGCTAGCAGCTGATGGAATGCATGCCAATTGATCCtatgttgttgttgttgatgATGAGCAGGGTTTGTGACATCGAAGGTGGCATGCTGTGGGCAAGGGCCATACAACGGGATCGGGCTGTGCACGATAGCCTCGAACCTGTGCCCTAACAGAGACATCTATGCCTTCTGGGACCCTTTCCATCCGTCGGAGAGGGCCAACCGCATTATTGTCCAGCAGATCGTGACCGGGGACTCCAAGTACATGCACCCCATGAACCTAAGCACCATCATGGAGTTGGACTCTAGGACCTGATTTAAAGGTTCAATCATTTTATAATCATAGTTATTACATCATAAAATCCAACCGGTTATCCATCAATCAGTTCATTCATGATATATTGGTGTCAATGACGTGACATGAAGTGTTGTTGTTCGTATATGTTGATCGGGCTTTGTCCATCTGTTTAGGAAAATTGTTATTGTCTTTCGAATGTGATGAAATTCATcgtatcatttttatttttggtaatttCTCAAGTTTTTGTCATATATGTGGTCTTTGTTGGGAAGAAAAAGCAATGGTTTGTGTTCAGATTTTTGAGAATAAATACATAGTTTGGGTGCAATGTGCTTATGCTTGTTTCTTTCTCCAATACCTTAAATGTTTTTCTTACCTTCCACGAGAAAAAAACCAGCTCTTAATAGCTTTATGTAATACGAAAATATACCGTGATTTTAACATGACTCTTGTCTAAACTTACTCTTCACAGTAAGAATAAATACACAGTTTGGATCACGTGAATGTTATACTAAACTTGTTTTGAGTTAACCTGATCCGAAATTATTCAACATTCGTAGATCTGTGAAGACCATGTTCGAGTAAGAAATTTCTCAACTTAACCATATATTTGAGATAACGAATCATCCTCCATGCTTATAAGTGCAGCTCAACATGCCACTCTCTATCCTTAACCTATgtgtatataaaaataaaacccCACCAATTGAAAGGCCAAATCTCTTCCCGAGAAAAGGGTATAGTGCAGCAGCATGCACACCTTCAATTGGTAATCAAGAAATTTCACGTTTGATTCCCATGTAAGACTAGCTATTTGAtccatttatataaattttcaattacttaTAGGGATGGTATGGGGAGGATTTGGGGTGGTTATATCccctcaaaatatatatatatatatattgggatAAATGGTAGAGACTTTCATTAATCAAAACATATTTACATCAAAGCCACTTACCTAGAACAACTCTAAGAAGCTCCAAACTAAACCCAAAAAGTATGCCAATTAGCCATGAGCAGTATCAGGAGGATTAAATATATGGCCCACTAAAacaaaatttacaattttgtAAGATACCCAGGAATATGTAGATAGCTTTGCTTTCACATATGCAAAAATCTTTCGAATTATAGCCGTTGTCGATGTGATCTGCCCTTGATAAATCCTAGCGTTCATCTCTCACCATATACAACATATGTAGTGAGTCACATAGAAGTTTCAAGCAATTAACATCGAGGTTCTTGCCACGAAGAGAAGAGATCTAGCAGAATTCCGTAGTCCAACTACCATAGTTCGGTGCAAGCCAGTTCGAGCCAACAAATTTCTCCAAATTCCTTGGGTGACTGGATATTCAAAAAAGAGGTGGTCGCGAGTCTCCCACTGCATACTGCAAAATTCACATTCAGCTGCCGCGAGCTGAACTCCCCATTTTAAAAGTTGGTTATTTGTAGCTAATCTATTATGTACACAAAGCCAACTAATAAAATGAATACTCAATCTCAAATCCTTcttattaatttaatgaataCCCATTAGGAACTCGTATTTCACCTGTTAATGAGATTTGTGAAAAGAAGAAGGTTGCGATGGGCTTGTCATAACATCTTATTCATACAAAATGGTTCAAAATAACAAATGAAGTAACAAAATGAAAGGACAtgatatattttagaaatttaagAAGTCATATAATGAACAAAGTATATAACTAATAACCCACCTATAgatttgaaatggaaaagtcACAAATATCTCCCAGAAAAACCAAAATTTTGTGAAATAATTTAGCCATTATACTAAGTATAAAGGATAACTAGTAATTTAATTCTTAACAGGTTCGGGACGAATTTGTCCCTTGTCAAACTTACAGGATTTTGACCACTAATTCCCATAGTCGTTCCATAATTCTATGAGCAAAACCCTTCAATTAACTATTAGAGTTTGGGACGAGTGAAAAATTCGTTTACACAAACCTGTTGTAATCCCTATTTCTTACTAGGCTCATATGTATAGTGTCTCCTTTAtaacagggaaaaaaaaaaagagtccaTTGGGCTCTCATCAGCTTACTTAGCTGGGCCAAGGCCTCATAAAGAGAGCTTTGAGGCCTTTGCCAGTTTATGGGCTTTTGTCAGATATGCCCACAGAGGGGTTGGAGTTTGCTTCTCTTAGCATTAATAACTTGCTGGATTGCGGCTTTGGGAGGATTACGGATTTAGATGGATTATGGAGGGTTATTATAGAAACTAGAAGAACGGCTCACCCATATGCTTAGCCTAGAGGTATTGTGatcaattgaattttcttattaatattaataatttagtTTAAGAAATTTCAATGTATACCCAACCCGAGCAAGacaattttttccttttcaatttaaaagttctttttttctttcccaagTACATTCAACCCTAAATTACATAGGTTGAACTATGCTTTCCACTTTCACATGAGTTAATTCCCGTCCAATATGATCACCTTGATCATGGAAAATTGTGAAATTACTTTGATATTCATCTCTCCGTGAAATATAAAAACCTTTTTAACCGTACGACCCATAAAGTAAAACATTATTTACAACTTTGTAGTCAAAAGTACTAATATGACGTTAATTGATGAACGAAATTGTTCCCATATTTGTAAAGAATGATTCCCACTCTCAAGTTATATTTATAGTGCGATTTCATTGCCTTACCCGTATCAGAGCAACCATACTTGACATCAcaatattattcatttctcTTAGAAGATATTTTAGCTAGTGAATCGTAATATAATGTATTATTCAATTTagcaaatttatttattttagtcaTATCGTCTTCCATAAGTACATgccttttcaatttcaaaagcaaaaTGGTAACACTACATTCTACCACTTATCACATTTTTATTGATAGCACATGAAAGGTCATATAACGAAAAGTTTCATTCGTCTTATGTGGCGCTTTTCTATGCCTCGTCCCagcttttattatttcatatagGCCTATATGATAACAATGTGACTTCACGTTACATGGTGAGATCAATTACTGAAAAATTCAGACACTATtagcattaaaaaaaattaaattaatacatTTTTGTTTCAAAGTGGAGCTTATAACACCTGATCATACTTGATACTTCAAGTGGTTGCTTATAAATAATCTAATTCGAGTTTGACCCAGTTTTGATCATCGATCGTGCGACCGAGGATCAGATCTAGGTGTTTGTATGTTATGTTCGTTTAGTCCGGGATGTGCCTTGccatatatatcaaataacaGTCCGAAAACACTGacttcagtttttttttctttctcccgTATTTTACTCGCATAGCAATTTTGAGCCTTCTGATTTGTTTGAAATTTGAGACTCTATACGTTGTGGTTGCGACATCAATTCCATCATGAGTATAGAACTGAGTGAGGATGGAGGATGCATGACATTCATCAAAGTCAAGACAAGGAGAGAGTTCATCAATagcctttaaaattagatGGATCGAATAAAGGTGATCGAATGAAGGTGGTGGTTGAAATATTCAATGAATTAAACACCACGAACAAGAGCTAAGTGTTAGTTGAACTGCTCCTTCGTACTATGCCATAATCTAATGTCCTGGACATCACTTCAAGATTTATGGAGCAATCATCGGATAATTCCAGCAAGCTGTATCGCATTAAATATATACTCCAGCGGAATACCGCGAAGAGACTAAAAGTTCGGTTTGCCGTGTAATACATTATATATGTAGTTCCAATAGGGACTGAAAACCGCACTTCGATAGATAGATCTTTTCGTATTGATATTTTAAGTGCTGAAACAAACACGCACTtagttaaattttgaaataatttatcaaaatttagGCAGCTTCAGACCTTAGTCCGTGACTCAACTGACTCATTTACGTCAATCACAAGAGCGACCTTCAACCTAGTGGTTTTATTTATAGATGGGGGaccaagagagagaggggaaaaaaaaaagacttccATTTCTtcaactttatttatttttgctctTATTAATAAACTAGCCCTCCCTCATTCATGCATGCGAGATTACTTTTCCGTCTTTGCGCAAACTTAAGGATTCTTATTGTAATAGTTTTTGTATACTTGCTCTCATGCACATGCTGCATGCATGCTCAATTACTTTCgcatttttattcaatttcggtttttattttcatgaaaaatttgttagatttatggggattgtgatttattattgacagatttttgaattaattatgtaaaatattggcgatctttttaataaaaaaagtggccggattttgggtttttttttaattccataGAAATAGGAGAATAAATATAGGAGTTGGCTTTTACAATAATATCaaactataaaaaaattaaagcggTTGCAAAGTCGGCTACAAAAGAGGCTCATGACctagtataatgaaaaaaaaaattttaaataactaataaatgggcaCATGTAGTCCCACATAAATATTGAATCTGTAACCTCCAGATTAATAGGCGAGGGCGCGCGCCATTATgttacaatatttttttattacaatagGAGGATTTCACAATCATTATTGCTAAATTCACATCTTACAATAGTTAAACAACAAATATAATCTTGCTTATATTGGTAATAAGTAGATAACAAGCATAACATTGTTTTAATTGGTAAAAGATAGATTCACCTTAATAAATTAT from Punica granatum isolate Tunisia-2019 chromosome 2, ASM765513v2, whole genome shotgun sequence includes the following:
- the LOC116193525 gene encoding GDSL esterase/lipase LTL1-like; its protein translation is MEKHTAIVPCLFLGLILTLGAFAPRVEAARAFFVFGDSLVDNGNNNYLATTARADAPPYGIDYPTHLPTGRFSNGLNIPDLISEQIGSESTLPYLSPELTGERLLIGANFASAGIGILNDTGIQFVNIIRISKQLEYFQQYQQRVSSLIGEDQMQRLVNQALVLITLGGNDFVNNYYLVPFSARSRQFALPDYVVYLISEYRKILARLYELGARRVLVTGTGPLGCVPAELAQRSPNGECAVELQRAAGLFNPQLVDMINSLNSDLGADVFVAANAMQMNLDFVNNPRAYGFVTSKVACCGQGPYNGIGLCTIASNLCPNRDIYAFWDPFHPSERANRIIVQQIVTGDSKYMHPMNLSTIMELDSRT